One region of Polynucleobacter sp. SHI8 genomic DNA includes:
- a CDS encoding chromate transporter, which yields MNISLSDWLTVLLHFATMSFFAIGGAIALIPEFHRFFIDEHAWLTESQFSSGIALAQASPGPNALMLAMMGWNFGMNATPAGYSHYVFAIMGFVSCLLCALTPSCVLTFTATRWVQNNNEKMGVVAFKKGLAPVVIGSMLVSSWVIVRGDFVLANNWPIWLIALTTLLLVWGTKIHILWLLAGGAVIGASGLLGSI from the coding sequence ATGAACATATCGTTAAGTGATTGGTTAACAGTTTTACTTCATTTTGCAACGATGTCATTTTTCGCGATTGGCGGGGCGATTGCGCTTATTCCTGAATTTCATCGTTTCTTTATTGATGAGCATGCATGGTTAACGGAGTCACAATTTTCATCTGGCATTGCCCTAGCACAAGCTTCTCCTGGGCCCAATGCTTTGATGTTAGCTATGATGGGGTGGAACTTTGGTATGAATGCTACTCCAGCCGGATATTCACATTATGTATTTGCCATCATGGGATTTGTGTCTTGTCTTTTATGTGCGCTGACACCCTCCTGTGTCTTAACCTTTACCGCGACAAGATGGGTACAGAACAATAACGAAAAAATGGGTGTGGTTGCATTTAAAAAAGGTTTGGCACCAGTCGTGATTGGTTCTATGTTGGTCTCAAGCTGGGTGATTGTGCGTGGCGATTTTGTGCTGGCCAATAACTGGCCGATATGGCTCATAGCGCTGACAACACTGTTACTTGTATGGGGTACTAAAATCCATATTTTGTGGCTATTGGCAGGTGGTGCCGTGATTGGTGCGAGTGGCTTATTGGGCTCTATTTAA
- the rplI gene encoding 50S ribosomal protein L9, whose protein sequence is MQVILLEKVANLGNLGDVVRVKDGFARNFLIPQRKARRATETAIADFEARRAELEKVAAEKLAVCQAIGEKMQGIVVEIHQKAGVDGRLFGSVTNHDIAEQLTLKGFTIEKGAVRLPNGPLKAVGEYPVAIALHTDVVSEVVVKVIGEAA, encoded by the coding sequence ATGCAAGTCATTCTTCTTGAAAAAGTAGCCAATTTAGGCAATTTAGGTGATGTAGTTCGTGTTAAAGATGGTTTTGCACGTAACTTTTTAATTCCGCAACGTAAAGCACGTCGTGCTACTGAAACTGCAATTGCTGACTTTGAAGCACGTCGTGCTGAGTTAGAAAAAGTTGCTGCTGAAAAGTTAGCTGTTTGCCAGGCAATTGGTGAAAAAATGCAAGGTATAGTAGTTGAGATTCATCAAAAAGCTGGTGTTGATGGTCGTTTGTTTGGTTCTGTAACGAACCATGACATTGCTGAGCAGTTAACACTAAAGGGCTTCACTATTGAAAAAGGTGCTGTGCGCCTGCCAAATGGTCCCCTCAAAGCTGTTGGTGAATACCCAGTTGCAATCGCATTGCATACAGATGTAGTTTCTGAAGTAGTTGTAAAAGTTATTGGCGAAGCCGCTTAA
- the rpsR gene encoding 30S ribosomal protein S18 yields MAFGKKNVDLKKKPAQNPLFKRKRFCRFTVANVVEIDYKDVDTLKDFIGENGKITPARLTGTKAKYQRQLDTAIKRARFLAFLPFTDQHKH; encoded by the coding sequence ATGGCATTTGGTAAAAAAAATGTAGATCTCAAAAAGAAGCCGGCACAAAACCCGCTTTTTAAACGTAAGCGTTTTTGCCGCTTCACAGTTGCAAACGTAGTTGAGATCGATTACAAAGATGTAGATACATTAAAAGATTTCATTGGTGAGAATGGCAAGATCACGCCAGCTCGTTTAACAGGTACTAAAGCTAAATATCAGCGTCAATTAGACACTGCTATCAAGCGTGCGCGTTTTTTAGCGTTTTTACCTTTTACTGATCAACATAAACACTAA
- a CDS encoding NUDIX domain-containing protein, whose translation MHMWRVIQEYCLAFPIEAPKLLEKTRFLEVVTDPFPRHLLPGHITGSGILIRNEKMLLIHHRYIKEWFQPGGHIDPGESPLEGAIREVAEETGWQSIPSSLWKIDLPIDIDVHVIPANPKKDEPEHLHIDFAYLLEPVSEGIASDPENVAWFDFTSCSAERLARCVEKFQHLNRAQ comes from the coding sequence ATGCATATGTGGCGTGTCATTCAAGAATATTGTTTGGCTTTTCCAATAGAAGCGCCAAAACTTCTCGAGAAAACACGCTTTTTAGAGGTAGTTACTGATCCATTTCCTCGTCATCTTTTACCTGGTCATATCACCGGTAGCGGTATTTTGATTCGGAATGAAAAGATGCTCTTAATTCATCATCGATATATTAAAGAATGGTTTCAGCCAGGGGGGCATATCGACCCTGGCGAATCTCCACTGGAGGGGGCTATTCGAGAAGTTGCTGAAGAGACAGGTTGGCAATCCATCCCATCATCTTTGTGGAAGATTGATTTACCAATTGATATTGATGTTCATGTCATTCCAGCTAACCCAAAAAAGGACGAACCCGAACACCTTCACATCGACTTTGCTTACTTACTTGAGCCAGTATCTGAGGGTATTGCAAGTGATCCAGAGAATGTAGCTTGGTTCGACTTCACTTCTTGTTCTGCAGAGCGTCTTGCACGATGTGTTGAAAAATTTCAACACTTAAATAGAGCCCAATAA
- the priB gene encoding primosomal replication protein N yields the protein MTKSGQPFNDFRLTARLVHKDTIRYTPAGQTVLECQLEYSGNVVEAGIQRKVDLKILAIAIGQEVNTLDQMQIGELGNFQGFIAHQSIRRQALVFHITHISI from the coding sequence ATGACGAAGTCTGGTCAGCCTTTTAATGACTTTCGACTGACAGCTAGATTAGTACATAAAGATACCATTCGTTACACACCAGCAGGTCAAACCGTTCTTGAGTGTCAATTAGAGTATTCAGGAAACGTGGTTGAAGCAGGAATACAACGAAAAGTAGATTTAAAAATTCTAGCAATTGCAATTGGCCAAGAGGTAAATACCTTAGACCAAATGCAAATCGGTGAATTAGGGAATTTTCAAGGATTTATTGCGCACCAGAGTATTCGACGACAAGCTCTCGTCTTTCACATAACTCATATTTCTATTTAA
- a CDS encoding ABC transporter substrate-binding protein codes for MTQANSLQSIQSELAPSGKIRASINVGNPILAKRDSEQSEPYGVSIDLAKNLAKELGVQLELVVFDSAGKSVDAVANKKADFGFFAIDPVRGKEITFTNAYVVIEGAYVVPSNSEIKANEEVDQAKNRIVVGKGSAYDLYLTREIKHAQIVHAPTSPKVVEFFVSGGYEVGAGVKQQLEMDLKTYPNLRLLPGRFMQINQSMGANKDVSDATMAYLKNYVERMKASGFVADALKRHQIQGAAVAPAQAE; via the coding sequence ATGACACAAGCCAACTCACTACAATCGATTCAATCAGAACTTGCTCCTTCTGGAAAAATCCGTGCATCTATTAACGTAGGCAACCCGATCTTGGCCAAAAGAGATTCCGAACAATCTGAACCTTATGGTGTTTCGATTGATCTGGCTAAAAACTTGGCGAAGGAACTCGGCGTTCAATTGGAACTCGTTGTTTTTGACTCTGCTGGAAAATCAGTTGATGCAGTTGCTAATAAAAAAGCTGACTTTGGGTTCTTTGCGATTGACCCAGTGCGTGGTAAAGAAATTACCTTTACGAATGCTTATGTTGTGATTGAAGGCGCTTATGTAGTACCAAGTAACTCTGAGATCAAAGCAAATGAAGAAGTTGATCAAGCAAAAAACAGAATTGTTGTTGGCAAAGGTAGCGCTTACGATCTTTATCTCACACGCGAAATTAAACATGCACAAATTGTGCATGCACCTACTTCACCAAAAGTGGTTGAATTTTTTGTAAGCGGTGGCTATGAGGTTGGTGCTGGAGTCAAACAACAATTAGAAATGGATTTAAAAACATATCCCAATTTAAGATTATTACCGGGTCGTTTTATGCAAATTAATCAATCCATGGGTGCGAATAAGGATGTCAGTGATGCCACAATGGCTTATTTAAAAAATTATGTTGAGCGCATGAAAGCATCTGGATTTGTTGCGGATGCATTAAAAAGGCATCAAATACAAGGTGCAGCAGTTGCGCCAGCGCAAGCAGAGTAA
- the lpoB gene encoding penicillin-binding protein activator LpoB codes for MQTRYVKLGLIGATSLVLVACSSPPKVSYVDPNKIETISAEYGVNDLQVLAESMTRSLLQTRVIMNSPTPPIITVAPVKNKTNEYIDTNLITNKIETQLLKSGQVRFAVKATDMSNQTGELTRQNSGMYKKETAAKIGNMDGAQYRIEGDISSIIKADKNIKDVYYVLTLRLINNESGTYEWQDEKEIRKQQRR; via the coding sequence ATGCAAACACGTTACGTAAAGCTTGGATTGATTGGCGCAACTAGTTTAGTTTTAGTTGCTTGCTCTTCACCTCCAAAAGTATCTTATGTAGATCCTAATAAGATTGAGACTATCTCTGCCGAATATGGTGTGAATGATTTGCAGGTGTTGGCGGAATCGATGACAAGATCGTTGTTGCAAACACGTGTGATTATGAATTCACCGACACCACCGATCATTACAGTGGCGCCAGTAAAAAACAAAACAAATGAGTATATCGATACTAATTTGATAACGAATAAGATTGAAACCCAACTGCTCAAAAGTGGACAGGTCCGTTTTGCTGTAAAGGCGACAGATATGTCGAATCAAACTGGCGAGTTAACGCGTCAAAATTCTGGCATGTACAAAAAAGAGACAGCAGCTAAGATTGGCAATATGGATGGGGCGCAGTACCGTATTGAAGGTGATATAAGCTCCATTATTAAGGCTGATAAAAATATTAAGGATGTTTACTATGTTTTGACTCTACGCTTGATTAATAATGAATCAGGAACGTATGAGTGGCAAGACGAGAAAGAAATCAGAAAGCAGCAACGCCGTTAA
- a CDS encoding DUF924 family protein: protein MTTSFEAIIKFWFVEISPKQWWEKSIEFDQMVLHRFAEIHRKANQCELFEWRKEPLGRLAEIIILDQFSRNMYRDTPSSFASDPLALALTQMALEQHAEEGLSPDQKGLLFMPMMHSESLLIHQYSQAYFAQAGCESYANSQQRHQNIIERFGRYPHRNKILGRESTPTELEFLKQPGSSF from the coding sequence GTGACAACTAGTTTTGAAGCTATTATCAAGTTTTGGTTTGTTGAAATATCTCCAAAACAATGGTGGGAAAAATCAATTGAATTTGATCAGATGGTTTTGCATCGATTTGCTGAAATTCATCGAAAGGCAAATCAGTGCGAATTATTTGAATGGCGCAAAGAGCCGCTTGGGCGTCTTGCTGAAATTATTATTTTGGATCAGTTTTCGAGAAATATGTATCGGGATACCCCATCCTCGTTTGCGAGTGACCCTTTAGCACTTGCACTCACGCAAATGGCTCTAGAGCAACATGCAGAGGAGGGCCTTAGTCCTGATCAAAAAGGTCTTTTATTTATGCCCATGATGCATAGTGAATCTTTGTTAATTCATCAGTACTCACAGGCGTATTTTGCACAGGCAGGTTGTGAGTCCTATGCAAACTCTCAACAACGACATCAAAATATCATTGAAAGATTTGGTCGTTATCCGCATCGTAATAAGATTCTCGGGCGAGAGTCCACACCTACGGAACTTGAGTTTCTCAAGCAACCAGGCTCATCTTTTTAA
- a CDS encoding outer membrane beta-barrel protein: MKFTQKLLVAALTVGGVAHVSAQSKFEGPFVQGAVGYTNVSSKFNETVTVGSQTSNPENFSANNLSVLTGNIGAGYNFRVAPQWLIGVSVDYMPTASGSASTNISFAKFPSLGVTGSYQMKNPYNLSVMPGYEISPNQLVYGKVAYTGASVVYSDANIAATSTNMTGYSLGFGYKQALENQFYVFAEGLYTKFQDQTASVSGPAGISNLSLTVGASGYTFLVGAGYRF; the protein is encoded by the coding sequence ATGAAATTTACGCAAAAATTACTCGTTGCTGCTCTGACCGTTGGTGGCGTTGCTCACGTAAGTGCTCAATCAAAATTTGAAGGTCCATTTGTGCAAGGTGCCGTTGGCTATACCAATGTATCTTCTAAATTCAATGAAACAGTCACAGTTGGTTCACAAACAAGTAATCCTGAAAATTTTTCAGCAAACAACTTATCGGTTCTCACAGGTAACATTGGTGCTGGTTACAACTTTCGTGTTGCCCCACAATGGCTCATTGGTGTGAGCGTTGACTATATGCCGACTGCCTCAGGCTCTGCCAGTACTAATATTAGTTTTGCAAAATTTCCTAGTTTAGGTGTAACAGGTTCTTATCAAATGAAGAACCCATACAACCTTTCTGTGATGCCTGGCTATGAGATTTCTCCAAATCAGTTAGTATACGGAAAAGTTGCTTACACAGGCGCATCTGTTGTGTATAGCGATGCCAATATTGCTGCTACGAGCACGAACATGACAGGCTATAGCCTTGGTTTTGGTTATAAACAAGCCCTTGAAAATCAGTTCTATGTGTTTGCTGAAGGTTTATATACCAAATTCCAAGATCAAACAGCAAGTGTTTCTGGCCCTGCAGGCATCTCCAATCTTTCACTCACGGTTGGCGCTTCAGGTTACACTTTCTTAGTTGGTGCAGGTTATCGTTTCTAA
- a CDS encoding chromate transporter has protein sequence MEQKVSITQKGPKSLAELYWAMTKLALQGFGGVFPVAQRVLVEERKWFTPQVFLEEWAVAQVLPGPNIVNLSVMFGGRWFGAMGAFVAVAGIFSMPALLLILVAIFFEQFREYPAIAGALHGMGAVSAGLIGGTSLKMAGSLKTHPLTFLGAIAFTVVTFVLLAVFKFPLIPVLLLMGTSSVLITYLKIKHSHVAKGGE, from the coding sequence ATGGAACAAAAAGTCAGTATTACTCAAAAGGGTCCCAAATCGTTAGCTGAGCTCTATTGGGCAATGACTAAACTTGCATTGCAAGGCTTTGGAGGCGTTTTTCCAGTTGCCCAGCGGGTCCTTGTCGAAGAGCGTAAATGGTTTACCCCACAAGTATTTTTAGAAGAGTGGGCCGTCGCTCAAGTCCTTCCTGGGCCGAATATTGTTAATTTGTCAGTGATGTTCGGTGGTAGGTGGTTTGGTGCCATGGGCGCATTTGTGGCAGTAGCTGGTATTTTTTCAATGCCGGCTTTATTGCTGATTTTAGTGGCTATCTTTTTTGAACAGTTTCGTGAATATCCTGCGATCGCTGGTGCACTCCATGGCATGGGGGCAGTATCTGCAGGTTTAATTGGTGGAACTTCACTCAAAATGGCCGGGAGTTTAAAGACTCATCCATTGACTTTTTTAGGTGCGATTGCTTTTACAGTAGTGACGTTTGTTCTTTTGGCTGTGTTTAAGTTTCCTTTAATCCCTGTTCTATTATTGATGGGTACATCAAGTGTATTAATCACTTACTTGAAGATCAAACACTCCCATGTTGCAAAGGGTGGTGAATGA
- a CDS encoding YcfL family protein: MKIGKLINLATLFAVVFLASCSSYIDKHSVRMGKTGDIKIQDMKSFDRNGLLVAQATLKNNGNSKPVQYRFQWFGDKGERVWGDEAWKPLVIPEGRTAMIEGVAPNLEASEYKIELDSY; encoded by the coding sequence ATGAAAATAGGCAAACTTATAAATTTGGCTACATTATTTGCGGTAGTGTTTCTTGCGTCGTGTTCCTCTTATATTGATAAGCATTCTGTCAGAATGGGTAAGACGGGAGATATCAAGATTCAGGATATGAAGAGTTTTGATCGTAATGGCCTTTTGGTTGCTCAGGCAACGCTTAAAAATAATGGCAATTCAAAACCTGTTCAGTATCGCTTCCAATGGTTTGGAGATAAAGGTGAAAGAGTTTGGGGTGATGAAGCATGGAAGCCATTGGTTATTCCGGAAGGGCGAACAGCAATGATTGAGGGTGTGGCGCCGAATTTGGAAGCTTCTGAATATAAAATTGAATTAGATTCGTATTAA
- a CDS encoding YgiQ family radical SAM protein, translating to MNAPRTLFSIPSAPHLNSYPKFWAECYGRAPFLPMSKKEMDTLGWDSCDIILVTGDAYVDHPSFGMAIIGRLLESQGFRVGIISQPDWQSADPFKILGEPNLYFGVTAGNMDSMINGYTADRKIRKDDAYTAGGMSGKRPDRCSLVYAQRCKEAYPQTPIIMGGIEASLRRIAHYDYWQDKVRRSILVDAKADILLFGNAERALVEITHRLSHGEKIQDITDIRGTAFIRRTSAKDFLEIDSSEVDEPGKIDAPINPYLMPDEQAAAQGETCAKSDSTDQKNVTEQPIQFQIPKKQKLHRDTTVIRLPSYEAVKRDAVLYAHANRVLHLETNPGNARALVQQHGEGASIRDVWLNPPPIPLTTEEMDFVFDQPYARAPHPVYGDAKIPAWEMIRFSVNIMRGCFGGCTFCSITEHEGRIIQNRSSDSIIREIEDIRDKVPGFTGVISDLGGPTANMYRIACKSPEIEAHCRKPSCVFPDVCPNLNTDHTPLIQLYRRARGIKGVKKILISSGVRYDLAIKAPAYIKELVTHHVGGYLKIAPEHTESGPLDKMMKPGIGSYDRFKELFDKFSKEAGKEQFLIPYFIAAHPGTSDEDMMHLAMWLKSNGFRADQVQTFYPSPMATATAMYHTNKNPLRKVTRDSETVDIVRGEKRRRLHKAFLRYHDANNWPLLREALKKMGRADLIGNGKHQLIPSYQPKTDGTYQSARRKNSTAVAGANLASRTRIGSKTVNNPRDFTIPENEKRSSSRPSKGSMLTQHTGLPPRPGIRSTRKK from the coding sequence ATGAACGCTCCGCGCACACTATTTTCGATTCCCTCTGCGCCCCATCTTAATTCTTATCCGAAATTTTGGGCTGAGTGTTACGGGCGCGCCCCGTTTTTGCCAATGTCCAAAAAAGAAATGGATACATTAGGTTGGGATAGTTGCGACATCATTCTTGTAACAGGCGATGCTTATGTAGATCACCCAAGCTTCGGCATGGCGATTATTGGCAGACTTCTTGAATCTCAAGGATTTCGGGTAGGAATTATTTCACAACCTGATTGGCAGTCTGCAGATCCATTCAAGATCCTAGGCGAACCTAATTTGTATTTTGGTGTGACTGCTGGCAACATGGACTCCATGATTAATGGTTATACCGCTGATCGAAAAATTCGTAAAGATGATGCTTATACTGCTGGGGGCATGAGTGGTAAGCGCCCTGATCGCTGTTCTTTAGTATACGCACAACGTTGTAAAGAAGCTTACCCACAAACCCCCATCATTATGGGTGGTATTGAAGCTTCCTTAAGAAGAATCGCCCATTACGATTATTGGCAAGACAAGGTTCGCAGATCTATCTTGGTAGATGCAAAAGCAGATATTTTGCTCTTCGGCAATGCCGAACGCGCTTTAGTGGAAATCACCCATCGTCTTTCTCATGGGGAAAAGATTCAAGATATCACCGATATAAGAGGTACGGCATTTATTCGTCGCACCTCTGCCAAAGACTTTTTAGAAATTGATTCATCTGAAGTGGATGAACCTGGCAAGATTGATGCCCCAATTAATCCTTATTTAATGCCAGATGAACAAGCAGCTGCTCAAGGTGAAACTTGTGCTAAATCTGATTCCACTGATCAAAAAAATGTCACTGAACAACCGATTCAGTTTCAAATACCTAAGAAACAAAAGTTACACCGTGATACCACCGTCATTCGACTTCCTAGTTATGAAGCAGTTAAACGTGATGCCGTTCTTTATGCACATGCCAATCGTGTTTTGCATTTGGAGACGAACCCAGGTAATGCTCGCGCACTGGTGCAGCAGCATGGTGAAGGTGCATCCATTAGAGATGTTTGGTTAAATCCACCGCCCATCCCACTGACCACTGAAGAAATGGACTTTGTCTTTGATCAACCTTATGCTAGGGCTCCGCATCCCGTCTATGGCGATGCGAAAATCCCCGCTTGGGAAATGATTCGTTTTTCTGTCAATATCATGCGTGGATGCTTTGGCGGCTGTACCTTCTGTTCAATTACAGAACATGAAGGTCGCATCATCCAAAATAGATCTTCTGATTCCATCATCCGCGAGATTGAAGACATACGAGACAAAGTTCCAGGATTTACGGGTGTGATTTCTGATCTTGGTGGTCCAACAGCGAATATGTATCGCATTGCCTGTAAATCACCTGAAATTGAAGCCCATTGCCGTAAACCTTCTTGTGTATTTCCTGATGTTTGCCCAAATCTAAATACCGATCACACACCATTGATTCAGTTATATCGCAGAGCGCGAGGTATTAAAGGTGTCAAGAAAATCTTAATCAGTTCAGGTGTACGCTATGACCTTGCAATTAAAGCCCCGGCCTATATCAAAGAACTCGTGACGCATCACGTAGGGGGATATCTTAAGATTGCTCCCGAACATACTGAATCAGGCCCACTCGATAAAATGATGAAACCTGGTATCGGTAGCTATGACCGATTTAAAGAGCTCTTTGATAAATTCTCTAAAGAAGCTGGTAAAGAACAATTTTTGATACCCTACTTTATTGCAGCCCATCCCGGCACAAGCGATGAAGATATGATGCATCTTGCGATGTGGTTAAAGTCCAATGGCTTTCGGGCAGATCAAGTGCAAACTTTCTACCCTTCTCCAATGGCAACTGCTACTGCTATGTACCATACCAACAAAAATCCTCTGCGTAAGGTGACTCGCGATAGTGAAACAGTTGATATTGTTCGCGGAGAAAAAAGGCGTCGTTTACATAAAGCGTTTTTACGCTACCATGATGCCAATAACTGGCCACTCCTGCGTGAGGCTCTCAAAAAAATGGGGCGTGCTGATTTAATTGGTAATGGTAAGCATCAATTGATTCCGAGCTATCAACCAAAAACAGATGGCACTTATCAAAGTGCGCGTAGAAAAAATTCAACGGCAGTTGCAGGCGCAAACCTTGCCAGTCGGACACGAATTGGTTCAAAAACAGTCAATAATCCCCGCGACTTTACTATCCCAGAAAATGAGAAACGATCTTCCAGTCGACCATCTAAGGGAAGTATGTTGACACAACACACTGGCTTACCACCTCGTCCAGGCATTCGCTCAACTCGGAAAAAGTAA
- the rpsF gene encoding 30S ribosomal protein S6 produces MRHYEIVFIVHPDQSEQVPAMIDRYKAVLTAANGKVHRIEDWGRRQMAYMINKLAKAHYVCMNIECDQATLAELEHAFKFNDAVLRHLIIQMKKAETEPSIMMKEVQREESRKNQQVEAPAA; encoded by the coding sequence ATGCGTCATTACGAAATCGTATTTATCGTCCATCCGGACCAAAGCGAGCAAGTGCCCGCGATGATTGACCGTTACAAAGCTGTACTAACTGCAGCAAATGGTAAGGTTCATCGCATTGAAGATTGGGGTCGTCGTCAGATGGCTTACATGATCAATAAATTAGCAAAAGCCCATTATGTTTGTATGAATATTGAGTGTGATCAGGCTACGCTTGCTGAACTTGAACATGCTTTTAAATTTAATGATGCTGTTTTGCGTCATTTAATTATTCAGATGAAAAAAGCTGAAACTGAGCCTTCGATCATGATGAAAGAAGTTCAGCGTGAAGAGTCTCGTAAAAATCAACAAGTGGAGGCGCCTGCTGCTTAA
- the lexA gene encoding transcriptional repressor LexA, whose product MDQTLPKLTARQEEILQLVHDSIAENGAPPTRSEIAQKLGFASANAAEEHLKALAKKGYLELSPGTSRGIRLRESIRQTAKQLHLPSQMIAQLTLPLIGRVAAGSPILAMEHIEKQVPVDPSLFSQGADYLLKVKGLSMRDAGILDGDYLAVKKASEARNGDIVVARIEDEVTVKRWLKTRTSKGVQIQLIAENPDFDPIIIENDGRDFSIEGLAVGLIRPNGL is encoded by the coding sequence ATGGATCAGACTCTCCCCAAATTAACTGCTCGACAAGAAGAAATTTTGCAACTTGTTCATGACTCGATCGCTGAAAATGGAGCTCCTCCTACCCGATCAGAAATTGCTCAAAAATTAGGTTTTGCTTCTGCCAATGCCGCTGAAGAACATTTAAAAGCACTTGCTAAAAAAGGGTATCTTGAATTAAGTCCGGGAACCTCCAGAGGAATCCGTCTTCGCGAATCGATTCGTCAAACAGCCAAGCAACTCCACTTACCTTCCCAGATGATTGCACAACTAACGCTACCGCTCATCGGCAGAGTGGCAGCTGGATCTCCCATTTTGGCGATGGAACATATTGAAAAACAAGTTCCAGTTGATCCTTCATTATTTTCTCAAGGCGCTGATTACTTATTAAAAGTAAAAGGTCTAAGTATGAGAGATGCTGGAATTTTAGATGGTGACTATTTGGCTGTCAAAAAAGCATCAGAAGCACGCAATGGAGATATCGTTGTTGCGCGCATCGAAGATGAGGTCACGGTGAAACGTTGGCTTAAAACAAGAACGAGCAAGGGTGTTCAAATCCAACTCATTGCAGAAAACCCTGATTTTGACCCCATCATTATTGAGAATGATGGCAGAGATTTTTCGATTGAAGGTCTAGCGGTTGGACTCATTAGGCCGAACGGCTTGTAA